A window of the Eleutherodactylus coqui strain aEleCoq1 chromosome 8, aEleCoq1.hap1, whole genome shotgun sequence genome harbors these coding sequences:
- the LOC136576131 gene encoding uncharacterized protein isoform X1 produces the protein MVGGGLKKQCSNRGCVWRRAKSVKKAIKMLYMAARRESARRRRKRQTRVSPQNPDAPPDRSDSAPHTAQIPDMPNPSVNNEPSPLIPPQEQERIPFDRVEQPADASVFLQHLFHIRREVGHFNAVEHIDHFSFANLHRIQSFIGAINAVHGVVQSLLDRIRRDIQPGDFIQLRIDGGRWLDPIYSLKQARDDFNAESFLNAVANALQSNAECLAGEFLTLRVLIVRNRRGGGRHRRRLKSILYTQIIKQKKRWLFDFNNYDSNLCLAASLFALLEKGSPDDSVLLARARELHRELDIPDNQLVSFSDIEAFEKHLGITIRVLYHNRGDWRYFHTGKTSGGNVVYILHHDDHYYGITNIKAFIGANYFCDHCSSVFHHKNNHSCQYFCKACQSESCVETAESIYRCSSCRVFCRSSDCLDRHRVLAAANKAFCKTKIFCDSCYRYVVKGSEPHECKGLRCNICKANVVKFDKHECYMQPYQGGPDEDASTYIIYDFECQQDTELKAYCKQDVEVLRKSCERYRDRIMDMAKKKVRRYCTEKRKNVTVTYCVDPFQHITLASVCMAIYRFKFLPKDTIAVVPSDNYHKAKKRYSTPAIQWLMYVSHSENIVIQHALRGGEKKVGNYYLDGYAYVDGRHIAFEFNGCFFHGCGVCFSANAQNNVTKTTYSQLYQASLAKMRYLQQQGYTLRVLWEHEWREMIETNSDLQAFLLKMQFPVPLEPRDALYGGRTNAIKLYHRLADGETINYYDFTSLYPFINKTKTYPIGHPTIIYEDFTYIKNYFGIAKVKVYPPRDLFFPVLPVKMNHKLMFPLCYTCALNSLSDPCSHTDEERSIVGTWCTIELEMAVEKGYRIAHTYEIWHFPETSDNLFASYIELHLRDKQEASGFPSWCTDDDKKNAYIDSFLQKEGVQLRKEEIGVNPAKRQISKLFLNSLWGKFAQKSNLPCTNIVTDPDKLFEYVFLPQYEISGLNFIDDETANVTWKYAKEHHTVNKNTNIFIACFTTAYARLELYSLLDRLQ, from the exons ATGGTCGGAGGAGGTCTGAAGAAACAGTGTTCTAACAGAGGTTGTGTTTGGCGTAGAGCAAAGTCTgttaaaaaagccataaaaatgtTGTATATGGCCGCAAGAAGGGAATCCGCCAGAAGACGCAGAAAGAGACAAACCAGAGTTTCCCCACAAAACCCTGACGCACCCCCAGATAGATCTGATTCAGCTCCACATACCGCACAGATTCCAGACATGCCCAATCCATCTGTAAATAATGAACCCTCACCGCTGATCCCCCCGCAGGAACAAGAGCGTATACCGTTTGATCGTGTTGAGCAACCTGCTGACGCTtctgtgtttttacagcatttattccATATACGGCGTGAAGTTGGTCACTTCAATGCCGTGGAGCACATTGATCATTTCAGCTTTGCAAATCTGCATAGGATACAATCTTTTATTGGTGCGATTAATGCTGTTCACGGTGTCGTTCAGTCTTTGCTCGACAGAATCAGACGAGATATACAACCCGGTGATTTTATACAGCTGAGGATCGATGGCGGTCGATGGTTGGATCCTATTTATTCCCTAAAACAGGCTCGGGATGATTTTAACGCTGAGAGTTTCTTAAATGCTGTGGCCAATGCATTACAGAGTAATGCGGAGTGTTTAGCTGGTGAATTTCTGACTCTCAGAGTGCTAATAGTGCGGAATAGGCGCGGCGGTGGAAGACATCGCAGACGGTTAAAATCAATACTTTACACACAGATCATCAAGCAGAAAAAACGCTGGCTGTTTGATTTTAACAATTACGACTCTAACCTCTGCTTAGCCGCCAGCCTATTCGCACTGTTAGAGAAGGGGTCTCCCGATGATAGTGTTTTATTGGCGCGTGCTAGAGAATTACATCGCGAATTGGACATTCCCGACAATCAGTTAGTGAGTTTTAGCGATATCGAGGCATTCGAGAAACACCTGGGGATAACCATAAGGGTTTTATACCACAATCGCGGTGATTGGCGTTATTTTCACACCGGCaaaacatctggtgggaatgttgtATACATTCTTCACCATGATGATCATTATTACGGGATTACGAATATAAAAGCCTTTATCGGTGCAAATTACTTTTGTGATCATTGTAGTTCTGTTTTCCACCACAAAAATAATCACTCGTGTCAGTATTTTTGCAAGGCTTGTCAATCAGAATCGTGTGTCGAGACCGCAGAATCGATATACCGTTGTTCCAGTTGTCGCGTGTTTTGTCGCTCATCCGATTGTTTAGACCGACACAGGGTCCTTGCTGCGGCGAATAAAGCGTTTTGCAAGACTAAAATCTTTTGTGATAGTTGTTACCGCTATGTGGTTAAAGGCTCTGAGCCTCACGAATGCAAGGGGCTCCGCTGTAACATCTGTAAAGCCAACGTGGTGAAATTTGACAAACATGAGTGTTACATGCAGCCTTACCAAGGGGGACCAGATGAAGATGCGTCGACGTATATTATCTACGACTTTGAGTGCCAACAGGATACAG AGTTGAAGGCCTATTGTAAGCAGGATGTTGAAGTATTGCGGAAATCCTGTGAGCGTTATAGAGACCGGATAATGGACATGGCCAAGAAAAAGGTTAGAAGGTATTgtacagaaaaaaggaaaaacgttACTGTGACTTATTGCGTTGACCCGTTCCAACACATCACTCTCGCGTCTGTCTGTATGGCTATATACAGGTTTAAGTTCTTACCTAAAGACACTATAGCTGTTGTGCCCTCTGATAATTATcataaggccaaaaaaaggtACTCAACGCCAGCTATTCAGTGGTTGATGTACGTGTCTCACAGTGAAAACATAGTCATACAGCACGCGCTGAGAGGCGGCGAAAAAAAGGTCGGCAACTATTATTTAGACGGTTACGCGTATGTTGACGGGCGCCATATCGCTTTCGAGTTTAATGGCTGTTTTTTTCACGGCTGTGGCGTCTGTTTTAGCGCAAACGCGCAAAATAACGTCACAAAAACGACATACAGCCAACTATACCAGGCATCTTTAGCTAAAATGCGCTATTTACAACAGCAGGGGTACACTTTACGCGTCTTATGGGAGCATGAATGGCGTGAAATGATTGAGACCAATTCAGACCTTCAGGCTTTTCTTCTTAAAATGCAGTTCCCAGTACCGCTAGAGCCGCGTGACGCTCTTTACGGCGGTCGAACTAACGCGATAAAGCTATATCACAGGCTGGCCGATGGCGAGACGATAAATTATTATGATTTCACTAGTCTATATCCTTTCATCAACAAAACAAAGACGTACCCTATAGGTCACCCGACGATTATTTATGAAGATTTTActtacatcaaaaattactttggtaTCGCAAAAGTTAAAGTGTACCCGCCTCGCGATTTATTTTTCCCGGTGCTACCGGTGAAAATGAATCATAAGTTGATGTTTCCGCTGTGTTACACTTGCGCTTTAAATTCACTGAGCGATCCCTGTAGTCATACTGATGAAGAGAGGTCTATCGTTGGCACTTGGTGTACGATAGAACTCGAGATGGCTGTAGAGAAAGGTTACAGGATAGCACACACCTACGAAATCTGGCACTTTCCAGAAACATCGGATAATCTATTCGCGTCTTACATCGAGTTGCATCTTAGGGATAAGCAGGAGGCTTCAGGCTTCCCGAGTTGGTGCACGGACGATGATAAGAAAAATGCGTATATTGACTCCTTTCTTCAAAAAGAAGGTGTTCAATTGCGTAAGGAGGAAATAGGCGTAAACCCTGCTAAACGCCAAATCTCCAAGCTTTTCTTAAACTCCTTGTGGGGAAAGTTTGCGCAGAAATCAAACCTTCCGTGTACCAACATCGTGACTGACCCTGATAAACTCTTTGAGTATGTGTTTCTACCACAGTACGAAATTTCAGGTCTAAATTTCATTGATGACGAAACAGCCAATGTCACGTGGAAATACGCCAAAGAGCATCACACGgtcaacaaaaacacaaacatctttaTAGCTTGTTTTACAACAGCCTACGCACGCCTAGAGCTCTACTCTCTTCTGGATAGACTGCAGTAA
- the LOC136576131 gene encoding uncharacterized protein isoform X6, whose protein sequence is MESQGVDHSPLGFTTTQIENWDDISETFDPALFDCFSQSANDATDVNESVNHERPAQSLGHANHPWSPLRQQNGCVRMVVLSPISVAHGSQSGDSGQSVIENTCVIAGENTTLEMANLTLNPVENASVSADASSPVLQTHSESVRYPMPLEPHITINRVATPTAVKHRRNLLKRERYCVRKTPLSPVLEEPEKPGDSNTGSANELKAYCKQDVEVLRKSCERYRDRIMDMAKKKVRRYCTEKRKNVTVTYCVDPFQHITLASVCMAIYRFKFLPKDTIAVVPSDNYHKAKKRYSTPAIQWLMYVSHSENIVIQHALRGGEKKVGNYYLDGYAYVDGRHIAFEFNGCFFHGCGVCFSANAQNNVTKTTYSQLYQASLAKMRYLQQQGYTLRVLWEHEWREMIETNSDLQAFLLKMQFPVPLEPRDALYGGRTNAIKLYHRLADGETINYYDFTSLYPFINKTKTYPIGHPTIIYEDFTYIKNYFGIAKVKVYPPRDLFFPVLPVKMNHKLMFPLCYTCALNSLSDPCSHTDEERSIVGTWCTIELEMAVEKGYRIAHTYEIWHFPETSDNLFASYIELHLRDKQEASGFPSWCTDDDKKNAYIDSFLQKEGVQLRKEEIGVNPAKRQISKLFLNSLWGKFAQKSNLPCTNIVTDPDKLFEYVFLPQYEISGLNFIDDETANVTWKYAKEHHTVNKNTNIFIACFTTAYARLELYSLLDRLQ, encoded by the exons ATGGAAAGTCAGGGTGTCGATCATTCCCCCCTTGGATTTACTACCACCCAAATCG AGAACTGGGATGACATCAGCGAAACTTTTGACCCAGCGCTATTcgattgtttctcacagtctgccaACG ATGCTACAGATGTAAATGAATCCGTAAATCACGAAAGACCAGCGCAGTCGCTGGGACACGCCAATCACCCATGGAGTCCACTAAGACAGCAAAACGGATGCGTGAGAATGGTGGTGCTATCACCTATATCGGTTGCGCATGGGAGCCAGTCGGGGGACTCCGGTCAAAGCGTCATCG AGAATACTTGTGTCATCGCTGGGGAAAACACAACATTAGAGATGGCAAACCTGACGCTAAACCCTGTGGAAAATGCGAGTGTATCAGCGGATGCATCTAGCCCTGTGTTACAGACACACAGCGAATCCGTGAGATACCCGATGCCGCTAGAACCACACATAACCATCAACCGCGTCGCCACACCAACTGCTGTCAAACATCGCCGCAACTTATTGAAGCGTGAGAGATACTGTGTGAGAAAAACACCGCTATCCCCTGTTTTGGAAGAGCCCGAAAAGCCTGGGGACAGCAACACTGGTTCCGCTAATG AGTTGAAGGCCTATTGTAAGCAGGATGTTGAAGTATTGCGGAAATCCTGTGAGCGTTATAGAGACCGGATAATGGACATGGCCAAGAAAAAGGTTAGAAGGTATTgtacagaaaaaaggaaaaacgttACTGTGACTTATTGCGTTGACCCGTTCCAACACATCACTCTCGCGTCTGTCTGTATGGCTATATACAGGTTTAAGTTCTTACCTAAAGACACTATAGCTGTTGTGCCCTCTGATAATTATcataaggccaaaaaaaggtACTCAACGCCAGCTATTCAGTGGTTGATGTACGTGTCTCACAGTGAAAACATAGTCATACAGCACGCGCTGAGAGGCGGCGAAAAAAAGGTCGGCAACTATTATTTAGACGGTTACGCGTATGTTGACGGGCGCCATATCGCTTTCGAGTTTAATGGCTGTTTTTTTCACGGCTGTGGCGTCTGTTTTAGCGCAAACGCGCAAAATAACGTCACAAAAACGACATACAGCCAACTATACCAGGCATCTTTAGCTAAAATGCGCTATTTACAACAGCAGGGGTACACTTTACGCGTCTTATGGGAGCATGAATGGCGTGAAATGATTGAGACCAATTCAGACCTTCAGGCTTTTCTTCTTAAAATGCAGTTCCCAGTACCGCTAGAGCCGCGTGACGCTCTTTACGGCGGTCGAACTAACGCGATAAAGCTATATCACAGGCTGGCCGATGGCGAGACGATAAATTATTATGATTTCACTAGTCTATATCCTTTCATCAACAAAACAAAGACGTACCCTATAGGTCACCCGACGATTATTTATGAAGATTTTActtacatcaaaaattactttggtaTCGCAAAAGTTAAAGTGTACCCGCCTCGCGATTTATTTTTCCCGGTGCTACCGGTGAAAATGAATCATAAGTTGATGTTTCCGCTGTGTTACACTTGCGCTTTAAATTCACTGAGCGATCCCTGTAGTCATACTGATGAAGAGAGGTCTATCGTTGGCACTTGGTGTACGATAGAACTCGAGATGGCTGTAGAGAAAGGTTACAGGATAGCACACACCTACGAAATCTGGCACTTTCCAGAAACATCGGATAATCTATTCGCGTCTTACATCGAGTTGCATCTTAGGGATAAGCAGGAGGCTTCAGGCTTCCCGAGTTGGTGCACGGACGATGATAAGAAAAATGCGTATATTGACTCCTTTCTTCAAAAAGAAGGTGTTCAATTGCGTAAGGAGGAAATAGGCGTAAACCCTGCTAAACGCCAAATCTCCAAGCTTTTCTTAAACTCCTTGTGGGGAAAGTTTGCGCAGAAATCAAACCTTCCGTGTACCAACATCGTGACTGACCCTGATAAACTCTTTGAGTATGTGTTTCTACCACAGTACGAAATTTCAGGTCTAAATTTCATTGATGACGAAACAGCCAATGTCACGTGGAAATACGCCAAAGAGCATCACACGgtcaacaaaaacacaaacatctttaTAGCTTGTTTTACAACAGCCTACGCACGCCTAGAGCTCTACTCTCTTCTGGATAGACTGCAGTAA